In a genomic window of Terriglobales bacterium:
- a CDS encoding HlyD family efflux transporter periplasmic adaptor subunit, translating into MNIIEALDAALPELPETIARRSLPRLDPRVISKEHIEQGQPVVLAKMPGSDNYVRLPVSQWQLLRLFNGERSFADVAQLSLSQTGVQFSEEGVREFVSFLMDNTDLFYKTPLEKNITLQQKLKSRRQKRRRFRFKDIADIQIHEWPHADNYITRLYPYVKFMWTPWFVLLSIGMFAVMFWMWADRFGEIWRDSFQFYNFTSKSFTDLIEFWFLFGAMAFFHESFHGLTCKHFGGNVEKMGFMLMYFAPTFFCDVTQIWIYGGRKARMATVAAGLWGDLIICFFATLIWWTTAPGMWAHDFAYKVMMVTGIGVTLLNLNPLIKIDGYYLFSEAIGEVDLKERSTAYLSGWVRKHVFALPVEIEFVPRRRRAFYMIYAFLSGLYGYLLLFVVVAFTYHVLHAYTPEWAFLPAGILALLVYKSRLRTFGRFMKVVYLDKKERVLSWFTPARIAVITALALLLLFLPVWPDFVEGPFVLEPVQRAVLRAEVRGAVTEVLADEGQLVTAGAPLVRMRNFDLESEAARAHADLQVASSRATQSQLRYTGFGPAEQERQRLADQNRTLADEIRRLQVNSPISGVVTTPDVHDLIGTYLDEGAPILEIGDFSHMLARIYVPEFSMRDVRLGAEVRLRPQSWVEPITGRLQSLAPASTLIEAGLIARDQLKGINPPQYYVGTVLLDNPGDLRDGMSGTAKIYVQRRSLAGFAWRFTSDLVQRRIW; encoded by the coding sequence ATGAACATAATCGAAGCCCTCGACGCCGCGCTTCCCGAGCTGCCGGAAACCATAGCGCGGCGCAGCCTGCCCAGGCTCGATCCCCGCGTCATCTCCAAGGAGCACATCGAGCAGGGGCAGCCCGTGGTATTGGCCAAGATGCCCGGCAGCGACAACTACGTCCGCCTGCCGGTCTCGCAGTGGCAGCTCCTGCGGCTCTTCAACGGCGAACGGTCGTTTGCCGATGTCGCGCAACTCTCCCTCAGCCAGACCGGAGTGCAATTCAGCGAAGAAGGTGTGCGGGAATTTGTCAGCTTCCTGATGGACAACACCGACCTCTTCTACAAAACTCCGCTGGAAAAAAACATCACCCTCCAGCAGAAGCTGAAGAGCCGCCGCCAGAAACGCCGCCGTTTCCGTTTCAAAGATATCGCCGATATTCAGATTCACGAATGGCCGCACGCCGACAACTACATCACCAGGCTCTACCCTTACGTGAAATTCATGTGGACGCCCTGGTTCGTCCTGCTTTCGATCGGCATGTTCGCGGTGATGTTTTGGATGTGGGCCGACCGCTTCGGTGAAATCTGGCGCGACAGCTTCCAGTTCTACAACTTCACCAGCAAGTCGTTCACCGACCTCATCGAATTCTGGTTTCTTTTCGGCGCCATGGCCTTCTTCCACGAATCCTTCCACGGCCTCACCTGCAAGCACTTCGGCGGTAACGTCGAGAAGATGGGCTTCATGCTGATGTACTTTGCGCCCACGTTTTTCTGTGATGTCACCCAGATCTGGATCTATGGCGGCCGCAAAGCCCGTATGGCTACCGTGGCCGCCGGTCTCTGGGGCGACCTTATTATCTGCTTTTTCGCCACCCTGATCTGGTGGACCACGGCTCCCGGCATGTGGGCTCATGACTTCGCCTATAAGGTCATGATGGTCACCGGCATCGGCGTCACCCTGCTGAATCTGAATCCTCTGATCAAGATCGATGGCTACTATCTTTTTTCCGAAGCCATCGGCGAAGTCGATCTGAAAGAGCGTTCCACTGCTTATCTCTCCGGCTGGGTGCGCAAGCATGTCTTCGCCTTGCCTGTCGAGATCGAGTTTGTGCCTCGCCGCCGTCGCGCTTTCTACATGATCTATGCCTTCCTCTCCGGCCTCTATGGTTACCTGCTGCTCTTCGTCGTCGTCGCTTTTACCTATCACGTACTGCACGCCTACACGCCCGAGTGGGCATTCCTTCCCGCAGGCATCCTGGCTCTTCTGGTTTACAAATCGCGTTTACGAACTTTTGGGAGATTTATGAAAGTCGTCTACCTCGACAAAAAAGAGCGCGTCTTGAGCTGGTTCACTCCCGCGCGGATCGCTGTTATCACCGCCCTCGCTTTGCTGCTGCTCTTTCTGCCCGTCTGGCCCGACTTCGTTGAGGGCCCCTTCGTGCTCGAGCCGGTGCAGCGTGCTGTTCTCAGGGCGGAAGTGCGCGGAGCGGTCACCGAAGTCTTGGCCGACGAAGGGCAGCTGGTCACCGCCGGCGCGCCCCTCGTCCGTATGCGGAATTTCGATCTGGAATCAGAAGCCGCCCGCGCCCATGCCGATCTGCAGGTGGCATCTTCTCGCGCTACTCAAAGCCAACTGCGCTACACCGGTTTCGGCCCGGCCGAGCAGGAGCGGCAACGCCTGGCGGATCAGAACCGTACTCTGGCCGATGAGATTCGCAGACTGCAGGTAAACAGCCCCATCTCAGGCGTCGTCACCACTCCCGATGTTCACGATCTGATCGGCACGTACCTCGATGAAGGCGCCCCCATCCTTGAAATCGGCGACTTCTCCCACATGCTGGCGCGCATCTACGTGCCCGAATTCTCTATGCGCGATGTCCGGTTGGGCGCAGAAGTGCGCCTCCGCCCGCAGTCCTGGGTCGAACCCATCACCGGCCGCCTGCAGTCTTTGGCTCCGGCCTCAACCCTCATCGAAGCCGGCCTGATCGCCCGTGACCAGCTCAAGGGCATCAACCCGCCCCAGTATTACGTGGGAACAGTCTTGCTCGATAATCCCGGCGACCTGCGCGACGGCATGAGCGGCACCGCCAAGATTTACGTCCAGCGCCGTAGCCTGGCCGGCTTCGCCTGGCGATTCACCAGCGACTTGGTTCAGCGCAGAATCTGGTAA
- a CDS encoding efflux RND transporter periplasmic adaptor subunit, translating into MATQSPGLAVDLVTFCSRLLEEQEVSPRARTLALVVADLLPSTAVNVYLLTNLNDHQVWVPRARVGDASVAEASIPANSGILGSLLREKTPLLFTANSLAREDYAHLNIRRTLKSLAYLPLQREGELIGAIELVSFQAELPEASLTSLLSMCEIAAAALASALAYEEERNSSLTSITRITQLYDLEKVFSSTLEMDQLLPIIGSKFREVLECQGINIWLIQPDESLLLMHKSGSDPTVAEGLVQRPGEGVAGDVSDSGEPVLISSSDDDRLIKRNQTVGKPAIFSLMAAGLIDKGALVGVVEALNKNDGTPFHDDDAFALTSLTDTAAGALHNASLLMAERKVEILEGLVKTSGEITSTLDLDRVLQAVVNGPATVILYERAALAMEQRGRLQLKAISGVTQIDPADPQVQRLDSLLQWASISKEPILIRQHGDQIDSDREETRAKFRQYFADTGMRAWHAVPLADEEGRVGILSFESSDPDFLTDAHLEMIKILASQATVALRNASLYKEVPFIDVLHPLLQKKRRFMALEKHRRAALLVAAALAVLFLLAFPLPLRVTGDATVAPAHSSKVGAEIEGVVERVNVREGDSVQKGTVLASLEDWDYRSALAAAQAKYATAVSQMDRALAANDGTEAGIQRVQADYWGAEVNRARERLDKTLLRSPIAGIVATPHVENLTGRKLKFGDTFAEIVDNSQALVDVAIDDNDVALMHAGERGAIKLDGFPTRTYRGEVAIVSPRSHLRGDERVFYARVRVPNDDGSLRAGMEGRGKISTGWRPAGMVLFRRPAMWIWGKLWSWLGW; encoded by the coding sequence ATGGCGACCCAGAGTCCGGGATTAGCAGTCGACCTCGTCACATTCTGCTCTCGCTTGCTCGAAGAACAGGAGGTCTCCCCCCGGGCTCGCACCTTGGCGCTGGTCGTGGCGGATCTGCTGCCCAGCACCGCTGTGAATGTTTATCTGCTGACTAATCTCAACGATCACCAGGTCTGGGTTCCGCGCGCCAGGGTAGGCGATGCGTCCGTAGCCGAGGCTAGTATCCCGGCGAATTCCGGGATCCTGGGTTCTCTCCTGCGCGAGAAGACCCCCTTGCTCTTCACCGCCAACAGTCTGGCGCGCGAGGATTACGCTCATCTCAACATCCGCCGTACCTTGAAATCACTGGCCTATTTGCCATTGCAGCGCGAGGGCGAGTTGATTGGAGCCATCGAGCTTGTCAGTTTCCAGGCCGAACTGCCCGAAGCCAGCCTGACCTCCCTGCTTTCTATGTGCGAGATCGCGGCAGCGGCCCTGGCGTCTGCTTTGGCTTACGAGGAAGAGCGCAACAGCTCACTCACGTCGATCACCCGCATCACCCAGCTCTACGATCTCGAGAAAGTCTTCAGCTCCACCCTGGAGATGGACCAGCTCCTGCCCATCATCGGCTCCAAATTCCGCGAGGTTCTGGAGTGCCAGGGCATCAACATCTGGCTCATTCAGCCCGACGAGAGCCTGCTGCTGATGCACAAATCGGGAAGCGATCCCACCGTTGCCGAAGGCTTAGTTCAGCGGCCCGGAGAAGGTGTTGCCGGAGACGTTTCCGACAGCGGTGAGCCGGTGTTGATCAGCTCGTCTGACGATGACCGCCTCATCAAGCGTAACCAGACAGTCGGAAAGCCGGCAATTTTTTCGTTAATGGCCGCCGGGCTGATCGATAAAGGCGCTTTGGTCGGCGTGGTCGAGGCGCTGAACAAAAACGACGGCACTCCTTTTCATGACGACGATGCTTTCGCCCTGACCAGTCTCACCGACACCGCCGCCGGCGCCCTGCACAATGCCAGTCTGCTTATGGCCGAACGTAAGGTCGAGATCCTCGAAGGACTCGTCAAGACCAGCGGCGAAATCACCTCCACGTTGGATCTCGACCGCGTGCTGCAGGCCGTCGTTAACGGCCCGGCAACTGTCATCCTCTACGAGCGCGCCGCCCTCGCCATGGAGCAGCGTGGCCGGTTGCAACTGAAAGCCATATCCGGTGTGACGCAGATCGATCCCGCTGATCCCCAGGTTCAGCGCCTCGATAGTCTGCTGCAGTGGGCTTCGATATCGAAAGAACCCATCCTCATTCGTCAGCACGGCGATCAGATCGACAGTGACCGCGAGGAAACACGCGCCAAGTTTCGCCAGTATTTTGCCGACACCGGCATGCGCGCCTGGCATGCTGTGCCTCTCGCAGATGAAGAAGGGCGCGTCGGCATTTTGTCTTTCGAGAGCAGCGACCCCGATTTCCTCACCGACGCTCACCTGGAGATGATCAAGATTCTTGCCAGCCAGGCCACCGTCGCCTTGCGCAACGCTTCGCTTTATAAAGAAGTCCCCTTCATCGACGTTCTCCATCCACTGCTGCAGAAAAAGCGGCGGTTCATGGCTCTCGAGAAACACCGCCGCGCCGCTCTGCTTGTTGCTGCCGCTCTTGCTGTGCTGTTTCTTCTGGCATTTCCTTTGCCGCTGCGAGTGACTGGCGACGCCACCGTCGCTCCTGCACACTCCTCAAAGGTAGGTGCCGAGATTGAGGGCGTGGTAGAGCGCGTCAATGTGCGCGAAGGGGATTCAGTCCAAAAAGGTACCGTGCTGGCCAGTCTCGAAGATTGGGATTACCGATCTGCTCTCGCTGCCGCTCAGGCGAAGTACGCCACCGCAGTTTCGCAGATGGATCGGGCTTTGGCCGCCAATGACGGCACGGAAGCCGGCATTCAGCGCGTCCAGGCTGATTACTGGGGGGCTGAAGTTAACCGCGCGCGCGAACGTTTGGACAAAACTCTTCTCCGCTCGCCCATCGCGGGTATCGTGGCCACTCCGCATGTCGAAAATCTGACCGGACGAAAGCTGAAGTTCGGTGACACCTTCGCCGAAATCGTCGATAACTCCCAGGCCCTCGTCGATGTGGCGATCGATGACAACGATGTTGCGCTGATGCATGCAGGCGAACGTGGCGCCATCAAGCTCGATGGCTTTCCCACCCGCACTTACCGCGGCGAGGTGGCGATCGTCAGCCCCAGAAGCCATTTGCGCGGAGATGAGCGGGTTTTCTACGCTCGCGTTCGCGTGCCCAATGACGACGGCTCGCTGCGCGCCGGCATGGAAGGCCGCGGAAAAATCAGTACTGGCTGGCGGCCCGCGGGGATGGTCTTGTTTCGCCGTCCGGCGATGTGGATCTGGGGAAAACTGTGGTCTTGGCTCGGATGGTAG
- a CDS encoding efflux RND transporter periplasmic adaptor subunit, translated as MRNPLVLGLILILLWAATACSNSRDAVSSTTITAAHAEVLPASVSSTSASSNASAPFLASGPIVVENQVDVAAQREGVVSRILAEPGTPVKQGQLLATLDDRQVSADLEAARAKTRSIEADLKNWEAEAKVLQSDYDRAQKMWDAGLITKEQLEHARYKAESDQWDVKRVQQLLINAQNTEHSLELELEKTHIAAPFDGMVARRYVRVGQAVTRNERLFWVTAVSPMRVRFALPERFLGQIKTGSLVEVTAAEGTLDHRYPAKVIEVSPVVDPASDTIEVLAQLTGPTGDLRPGMRANIHLDNPR; from the coding sequence ATGCGAAATCCCTTGGTTCTTGGACTGATATTGATTCTGCTGTGGGCCGCGACCGCCTGCAGCAATTCCCGTGACGCGGTCAGCTCCACAACAATAACCGCAGCGCACGCGGAAGTCTTGCCTGCTTCGGTTTCCTCTACCTCGGCTTCTTCCAACGCCTCTGCGCCCTTCCTCGCCTCCGGACCTATCGTCGTTGAGAACCAGGTAGACGTCGCCGCGCAGCGTGAAGGCGTGGTCTCCCGCATCCTCGCCGAACCGGGAACGCCGGTAAAACAAGGTCAGCTGTTGGCCACCCTCGACGATCGCCAGGTCTCTGCTGATCTCGAAGCGGCCCGCGCCAAGACTCGCAGCATCGAGGCCGACCTCAAAAACTGGGAAGCCGAAGCCAAGGTTCTGCAGTCCGATTACGATCGCGCCCAGAAAATGTGGGATGCAGGCCTGATCACTAAGGAACAGCTCGAGCACGCGCGCTACAAAGCCGAATCCGACCAGTGGGATGTAAAGCGCGTGCAGCAGCTGCTCATCAATGCGCAAAATACGGAGCACTCGCTTGAACTGGAGCTGGAAAAAACGCACATCGCCGCGCCTTTCGACGGCATGGTTGCCCGCCGCTACGTCCGCGTTGGACAAGCCGTAACCCGCAACGAACGCTTGTTCTGGGTAACCGCGGTCAGCCCGATGCGCGTGCGCTTTGCCTTGCCGGAACGATTTCTGGGTCAGATCAAGACGGGAAGTCTGGTCGAGGTTACGGCTGCCGAGGGCACTCTTGATCATCGCTATCCCGCGAAGGTCATCGAAGTCAGCCCGGTAGTGGATCCCGCCAGCGACACCATCGAGGTGCTGGCGCAGCTCACAGGCCCCACCGGCGATCTTCGCCCCGGAATGCGCGCCAACATCCATCTCGATAATCCGCGATGA